A window of the Gossypium hirsutum isolate 1008001.06 chromosome A05, Gossypium_hirsutum_v2.1, whole genome shotgun sequence genome harbors these coding sequences:
- the LOC107895922 gene encoding non-specific lipid transfer protein GPI-anchored 30: protein MKQFRAYVVTILVIVANLMVVGWGQSQRQRQSSSSCLNQIAPCLNYLNGNDADVPDSCCDPLKSVIKSQPECLCGMISNKGSRQAEQVGINVTQAQELPGRCGQHVNPLVCLPGSPNSAENSAFLLFPSHSIIICMAVQILFLAKI from the exons ATGAAGCAGTTTAGGGCGTACGTTGTAACTATACTAGTGATTGTGGCAAATTTGATGGTGGTGGGATGGGGTCAGAGTCAGAGGCAGAGGCAGAGCTCCTCCTCATGCCTAAACCAGATTGCTCCCTGCCTGAATTATCTTAATGGAAATGATGCAGATGTGCCAGATAGCTGCTGCGATCCTCTGAAATCTGTGATTAAATCCCAACCAGAATGCTTGTGTGGTATGATAAGCAACAAGGGTAGCAGACAAGCTGAGCAGGTAGGCATAAATGTGACACAAGCTCAAGAGTTGCCTGGACGCTGCGGCCAGCATGTCAATCCACTTGTTTGTCttccag GTTCACCAAATTCAGCTGAAAATTCTGCCTTCCTCTTGTTCCCATCACATAGCATCATAATATGCATGGCTGTTCAGATATTGTTCTTGGCCAAGATATGA